The stretch of DNA aatatatttcaaaaataataactctttatttatttaaatagaaaacCCATAATTTAAGAATGACAAATAAAAGCATATGAACAGTAAATTTCCATATATTCCCtcactttttcattttctttttctcttttcgtTGTTATACAATATTCGGAAAAGTTACGGaatttggcaaaaaaaaaaaaattcaagttgGAATAAGTTACAAATGAAACCATGTCTGATTTTCCCAACTCTAATGAAGAATCAAAGTAACATTACTGTTTTGTACAAGGGTCCAAAAGGAATGAACACCTTAGAGATTCATCATTCATAATTCCCATATCACATGGGACTCGTATATGCCTAACAATGACTCAGAAAAACAAAACTCTAATGTAACTCAAAATACAACATATGACTAACAGTCTAACAGAAACTATACATTCCATCGCTTACATAAATATGGTCCTTAGCACCTCTGCTTGGTTCTCGCCAAATGACAACTCTTTCATCACTGAAGAAGAGAAACTGAGGGCCGTGGATAAGCCGAGGCCATTTTGGGAGCATCTGCACTGCCTTTGCCAGGAGCATGACGGCCATTGAGATGGCTGGAACCACGCGTGTGATGCTCTTTCGGATTAGTGCTTCTTTTGTGCGAGTCTTTTGATTCCTGAAGCTGCTCCAATGCTTTTACCACTTCGTCCATATTCGGCCTGGCCTTAGGCTCAACCGCAAGACATTGCATTGCAAGGGCGGCTGCTGCCTGTGCTCGACTCTGGGAATATTGGCCTTCAAGACGAGGATCCATTACACGAAAAACTCTGCGTTTATTCGACAGATAAGGCTTGGCCCATTCAACTAAGTTGTGCTCTCCAGTTGGTTGGTTCTTGTCTATTGCTTTTCTCCCTGATATCATTTCGAGAAGAACTACTCCAAAACTATACACATCACTCTTAGAGGTGAGGTGACCTAGCAAccaagaatgaaaaaaataaaatacaatattaaCTCACAACAACATAGTAGGCATTAGGCATTACTTACTTTTTTCAAtgcaaaaaaacaaaagaaaaagacagtAGAAGCTGCTCAAATCTGAGTACataaattacaaattcaaaatagGCATAAAAAATCTTCATAAATTATACTTGAAAGTTGAAATAGATTATGTTCTGAATATAGAGGGATTGTGCATCTTCAAAAAAGTGGCAATGTAGAACGTTGAAAATCGATATTCCAGAAAACTTGAAGATTCAGGGACTACATACATGAAAGGATGCTGAAAGCTCTACTAATGGAACAAGTAAACACCAAACAATTGAGAGTATGAGTAGCTGAGAAAAAATTGGTCATGgaaaattatgttaaaaaaaatctatgagCTGAGAAAAGGTGAGTTTCTTTTGCATGGAAGATCAGTGCCAGAAACCCCAAAATACAGTTTGGAACAAGAGAGATGATACCTGTTGCTAGATACTCGGGCGCCGCATATCCCCGTGTTCCCATGACCCGAGTAGAGACATGGCTTCTATCACCTGTTGGACCATCTCTGGCCAACCCGAAATCAGAAAGTTTCGCATTGTAATTCTGCAGAGAAGCATGCAATGAAGTAGTTTAGTAATGAACTATGAAATCCACCATATTCCAAAACAACAACGGGACATGCTCGAGTCTGCAATGATGTACATACAGTATCAAGGAGGATGTTTGCAGTCTTAAAGTCGCGGTATATGACTTGAACTTCTGGACTATGCAGAAAAGCAAGACCTCGTGCAGCCCCAAGAGCGATTTTCATTCGCAAATTCCAAGAGAATGGCTGGAAATAGGAACCTCCTGCATTAAACAATGATTTCGAGTGACATTA from Arachis duranensis cultivar V14167 chromosome 4, aradu.V14167.gnm2.J7QH, whole genome shotgun sequence encodes:
- the LOC107484697 gene encoding LOW QUALITY PROTEIN: receptor-like cytoplasmic kinase 176 (The sequence of the model RefSeq protein was modified relative to this genomic sequence to represent the inferred CDS: inserted 1 base in 1 codon); its protein translation is MIVAVKRLNLDGLQGHKEWLAEINYLGQLQHPNLVKLIGYCLEDDHRLLVYEFMPKGSVENHLFRRGSYFQPFSWNLRMKIALGAARGLAFLHSPEVQVIYRDFKTANILLDTNYNAKLSDFGLARDGPTGDRSHVSTRVMGTRGYAAPEYLATGHLTSKSDVYSFGVVLLEMISGRKAIDKNQPTGEHNLVEWAKPYLSNKRRVFRVMDPRLEGQYSQSRAQAAAALAMQCLAVEPKARPNMDEVVKXIGAASGIKRLAQKKH